The window TATTATAGAAATTGATAACAAATTTTTCTCGATTAaagaatctatatatatatatatatataatatacatatatataaatatatattatatataaaatatatataaaagttcGTTTTTGTATTACATAAGACTGTTTtattattaaagaaaaaatataaatattatattatattttttattattataaatagcaTTTTCATTGGCATATTTTATTTGTAGCGTAATATAAAGTATGATGTCCAATGGAATTTGGATCTCTACTGAAGAAGTTGGAGGAAAATCAATGTCAAAGAATGCAAATTGTTCACCCATAACATCTTCAACATTGAATTCTCCACTTATGAAGTTGTCTTCATATTTCTTAGCTGTTCGACCATGGTCATTAAGTGCTTCATTAATGCCAACACTTCTTGGATCTGCATTAGCATATCGATTAACAAGTACAGCAAGTTTTAGTTGGATATCTTTGATTCTAACAGTATATACAGTTTTTTGTGTACATGGGGCTGGTAATGTAGTGAACACTTATTTCGATTACATAAAAGGAGTTGATAGCCGGAAAAGTGATGACAGGATATTGGTAGATCAACTTTTATCAAAGGATGAACTAGTTTCACTAGGTGCAATATTATATACAGCAGGGTGTTTGGGCTTTGTTCTATTAACAACTATATCTCCTGCAAGAATGGAACATCTTGCACTTGTGTATTTTGGAGGTTTATCCTCTTCATTTCTTTATACAGGAGGAATAGGATTTAAATACATTGCATTAGGTGATGTCCTTATCTTAGTTATATTTGGTCCAATTTCAGTTTTGTTTGCATTCATGGCTCAAACTGGTTATATCGAACTAGGTACAATATACTATGCTATACCTCTTGCATTAAATACAGAGGCTATTCTACATAGTAACAATACCCGAGACTTAGAAAGTGATAAAAAGGCAGGCATAGTGACATTAGCTATTTTAATAGGTCATACCGTATCTCATGTTTTGTACGCTTTTTTATTATTCACACCATATGTAACTCTGGTAGTGCTTGCATTAAGGTATTCTATATGGTTTTTATTACCAGTAACTACTTTACCAACTGCCTTCAAGATAGAAAAACAATTCA of the Bombus affinis isolate iyBomAffi1 chromosome 6, iyBomAffi1.2, whole genome shotgun sequence genome contains:
- the LOC126918056 gene encoding ubiA prenyltransferase domain-containing protein 1 homolog → MMSNGIWISTEEVGGKSMSKNANCSPITSSTLNSPLMKLSSYFLAVRPWSLSASLMPTLLGSALAYRLTSTASFSWISLILTVYTVFCVHGAGNVVNTYFDYIKGVDSRKSDDRILVDQLLSKDELVSLGAILYTAGCLGFVLLTTISPARMEHLALVYFGGLSSSFLYTGGIGFKYIALGDVLILVIFGPISVLFAFMAQTGYIELGTIYYAIPLALNTEAILHSNNTRDLESDKKAGIVTLAILIGHTVSHVLYAFLLFTPYVTLVVLALRYSIWFLLPVTTLPTAFKIEKQFRSPHMIQSVPKQTAKLNMFLGILYVIACLLVSPLPYL